One Dictyostelium discoideum AX4 chromosome 3 chromosome, whole genome shotgun sequence genomic region harbors:
- the ctr9 gene encoding RNA polymerase II complex component: protein MDTKIQSQFIYIPIRGFNDQALKIDISSLPDSKELIEVLKAELAPLDLWLKLANEYYKQDRITDFIEVLKQVTDADLEQYYKDSKLDRIAMLNALASYYTQLGSQEKDKSRREEYFSNATFHFTKADRIDPHQPLTWIGKAVLLLTKGDYERAESNFKQVLDLAKSNNTLPVLPAKLGSACILFNQGNYIKALDTYQKVIQQNSNCLPSVRLGLGYCYFKLGRTKKAKEAFKRVLELDRDNVEAMIGLALVLMNENQIPEAMKLILSAYQLAPTNSIVLNHLANHYFFRGEYNKVNTLGVAAFNNTDVAHIKAESAYLIGRAFHATQRWQDAIQYYHQAVQKNPDLYLAQFGLGQIHIHNEDYDKAILCFEQVLSKQPNNYETLQILGSLYKHGSLYKSNVKSTTTTTSTTTTTNNNININNNNNLSNEIINKIKNVLKKATELNPNDSSNWFELGQVLESTEVSTALEAYEKGLNLLKKDGIVPSLEIQNNIAVLRHQKGLLVEAEQTYLDIIKQSGYQLNQFKSINITSTYNLARLYETMGQVNKAEELYKGIIKEHPNYYDCYLRLSCICKQQGDYYEAGEWIREVLDIQPDNQEAWALYGNLHLYKEEWYPAQKNFEQITENPDNKNETYASLSLGNIYYNAKFSNPDKVEKYILNAEQFYNRVLTKNPTNIYAANGIGMIIAEKGNLNLAGETFLQIREASMDCIPVSVNLAHIYVSKGLFDNAIKLYEGCLKKSTSPKEIETIIMYLAKVYFDANRFYDSKQTLKKAIHMYPHNLSIHFNLAISIEMQATIFLEKHQKNATETFNIIKELEFAQRLLTPLANTKSTPKLNFSPSKAKTHQTSIEKILVSLRTEHESIVKIEADLSKKREAAFEEVKRLEEEKRIRDLELKQQLEEKLEAERKLAFEEEEKTREELAKNNAAAAMIDDDYKDGEGGSTKKRKKNKKDQQQQDDDFDDQPAESKKKQKKEKKEKKEKKEKKEKKKKSKKVSGEGEEGADDNNDTEQQQEEMAEDGDHKEKKKKKKSKKDRKDKKDKKQKRKEKKQREKEEREGEEDDENEETENREEQDDDNTEKVDQEMQDAKEAEKQKEVEDFFGSENEM from the exons ATGGATACCAAAATTCAATCACAGTTTATTTATATACCAATCAGAGGTTTTAATGATCAAgcattaaaaattgatatttcCTCATTACCAGATTCAAAAGAATTGATTGAAGTACTAAAAGCAGAATTAGCACCATTAGATCTTTGGTTAAAATTAGCa AATGAATATTATAAACAAGATAGAATTACAGATTTCATAGAGGTATTAAAACAAGTTACAGATGCAGATTTAGAACAATATTATAAAGATTCTAAATTAGATAGAATTGCAATGTTGAATGCATTAGCAAGTTATTATACACAATTAGGTTcacaagaaaaagataaatcaaGAAGAGAGGAATACTTTTCAAATGCAACATTTCATTTCACAAAAGCTGATAGAATCGATCCACATCAACCATTAACCTGGATTGGTAAAGCTGTACTCTTATTAACAAAAGGTGATTATGAACGTGctgaatcaaattttaaacaagTATTAGATTTAGCAAAATCAAATAACACATTACCAGTTTTACCTGCAAAATTAGGTTCT gcatgtattttatttaatcaagGTAATTATATTAAAGCATTGGATACATATCAAAAAGTTATAcaacaaaattcaaattgtttACCATCGGTTAGATTGGGATTAGgatattgttattttaaattggGTAGAACCAAGAAAGCGAAGGAAGCATTCAAGAGAGTATTAGAATTGGATAGAGATAATGTTGAAGCTATGATTGGTTTAGCATTGGTATTGATGAATGAGAATCAAATACCAGAAgcaatgaaattgattttatccGCTTACCAATTAGCACCAACCAATTCAATTGTATTGAATCATTTAGCAAATCATTATTTCTTTAGAGGTGAATATAATAAAGTGAACACATTGGGTGTTGCCGCATTCAATAATACCGATGTGGCTCATATTAAAGCCGAGTCTGCATATCTCATTGGTAGAGCATTTCATGCAACTCAACGTTGGCAAGATgcaattcaatattatcatcaagCAGTTCAAAAGAATCCTGATCTTTATTTGGCTCAATTTGGTCTCGGTCAAATTCATATTCATAATGAAGATTATGATAAAGCAATATTATGTTTTGAACAAGTTTTATCAAAACAACCAAATAATTATGAAACACTTCAAATTTTAGGTTCATTATATAAACATGGTTCattatataaatcaaatgttaaatcaactactaccactacatcaacaacaacaacaacaaataataatattaatattaataataataataatttatcaaatgaaattataaataaaattaaaaatgtattAAAGAAAGCAACAGAATTAAATCCAAATGATTCAAGTAATTGGTTTGAATTAGGACAAGTATTAGAATCAACAGAAGTTTCAACAGCATTGGAAGCTTATGAAAAAggtttaaatcttttaaagaaGGATGGTATTGTACCATCATTAGagattcaaaataatattgcaGTACTTAGACATCAAAAAGGTTTGTTGGTAGAAGCAGAGCAAACCTATTTAGATATTATTAAACAATCTGgttatcaattgaatcaattcaaaTCGATTAATATCACCTCAACCTATAATTTAGCACGTCTTTATGAGACTATGGGTCAAGTTAATAAGGCTGAAGAGTTATATAAAGGTATCATCAAGGAGCATCCAAACTATTATGATTGTTACTTACGTCTAAGTTGTATTTGTAAACAACAAGGTGACTACTATGAAGCTGGTGAATGGATTAGAGAGGTGTTGGATATCCAACCTGACAACCAAGAGGCATGGGCACTCTATGGTAATCTCCATCTTTACAAAGAGGAGTGGTATCCTGCTCAAAAGAATTTCGAACAAATCACAGAGAACCCTGACAACAAGAATGAAACCTATGCAAGTTTATCATTGGGTAACATCTATTACAATGCTAAATTCTCGAATCCTGACAAGGTTGAAAAATACATTCTCAACGCTGAACAATTCTATAATCGTGTACTCACAAAGAATCCAACCAATATTTACGCAGCAAATGGTATCGGTATGATTATTGCCGAGAAGGGTAATTTGAATTTAGCCGGTGAAACATTCCTTCAAATTCGTGAAGCCTCAATGGATTGTATACCGGTTTCTGTGAATTTAGCTCATATTTACGTCTCAAAGGGTCTCTTTGATAATGCCATTAAATTGTATGAGGGTTGTCTAAAGAAGAGTACTTCACCCAAAGAGATTGAAACCATCATTATGTATTTGGCAAAGGTTTATTTCGATGCAAATCGTTTCTATGATTCAAAACAAACCTTAAAGAAAGCAATTCATATGTATCCtcataatttatcaattcatTTCAATTTAGCCATCTCCATTGAAATGCAAGCTACAATCTTTTTAGAGAAACATCAAAAGAATGCCACTGAAacttttaatatcattaaagAGTTGGAGTTTGCTCAAAGATTACTCACTCCATTGGCAAATACAAAATCAActccaaaattaaatttcagTCCTTCAAAAGCTAAAACTCATCAAACTTCAATCGAAAAGATCTTGGTTTCTTTACGTACCGAGCATGAATCTATCGTAAAGATTGAAGCTGATCTATCAAAGAAAAGAGAGGCTGCCTTTGAAGAGGTTAAGAGATTAGAAGAGGAAAAGAGAATCCGTGATCttgaattaaaacaacaattagaGGAGAAATTAGAAGCTGAAAGAAAATTAGCCTTTGAGGAAGAAGAGAAAACTCGTGAAGAATTAGCAAAGAATAATGCCGCTGCTGCAAtgattgatgatgattacaAAGATGGTGAAGGTGGTTCAACtaaaaagagaaagaaaaataaaaaagatcaacaacaacaagatgaTGACTTTGATGATCAACCAGCTGAGtcaaagaaaaaacaaaagaaagaaaagaaagaaaagaaggaaaagaaagaaaagaaagaaaagaaaaagaaatctaAGAAAGTTAGTGGTGAAGGTGAAGAGGGTgctgatgataataatgatactgaacaacaacaagaagaaatGGCTGAAGATGGTGATCataaagagaaaaagaagaaaaagaagagtaaaaaagatagaaaagataaaaaagataaaaaacaaaagagaaaagaaaagaaacaaagagaaaaagaagaaagagAAGGTGAggaagatgatgaaaatgaagaaactGAAAATAGAGAAGAacaagatgatgataatactGAAAAAGTTGATCAAGAAATGCAAGATGCGAAAGAAgctgaaaaacaaaaagaagtTGAAGACTTTTTTGGTAGTGAAAAtgaaatgtaa